In Triticum aestivum cultivar Chinese Spring chromosome 5B, IWGSC CS RefSeq v2.1, whole genome shotgun sequence, the following proteins share a genomic window:
- the LOC123116360 gene encoding zinc finger protein ZIC 2-like translates to MARALLESAGGAAAVAPGFLPPWLAALGMVVASVWVVSFAVFLCGRSSSHDDVDVPKRKPAAAATAAKASRPASVTPTKVRSSRSGSSAVGTTGWHGAAYASGGCHGHGHGGGGGGCGGGGGGGGGGGGGGGCGGGGGGGC, encoded by the coding sequence ATGGCGAGAGCACTCCTGGAGTCCGCAGGCGgcgcggcagcggtggcgccggGCTTCCTGCCGCCGTGGCTCGCGGCGCTCGGCATGGTAGTGGCGTCGGTCTGGGTCGTCTCGTTCGCGGTGTTCCTCTGCGGCCGCAGCAGCTCGCACGACGACGTCGACGTCCCCAAGAGGAAGCCCGCCGCTGCTGCCACGGCGGCCAAGGCTAGCAGGCCGGCGAGCGTCACGCCTACCAAGGTGAGGTCGTCGAGGTCCGGGAGCTCGGCGGTCGGCACGACGGGTTGGCACGGAGCCGCGTACGCCTCCGGTGGATGCCATGGCCAcggacacggcggtggtggcggcggctgtggtggcggaggaggaggaggtggtggtggtggcggcggcgggggctgcggcggaggcggcggcggaggctgctAA